From Anopheles darlingi chromosome 2, idAnoDarlMG_H_01, whole genome shotgun sequence, the proteins below share one genomic window:
- the LOC125949307 gene encoding ubiquitin-associated domain-containing protein 1 isoform X1: protein MIPWMREKFAERRARWQQARKQPRTNNGDGNSSCSSASSVADVASTEPSSSGTASPTASPVHTTRQQRGHRQGQRGSRTHQLTSLVSQQPSNSGGSALSPWRSRKSRNGTDEEQNVQPGTEQKLSLKIISPRGGMVDIDVSRTLNGRQLKMHSLEKFASNAFTMPHFSSNLDELADRYRLIRAQNKLVFRDDDILLGADVRDYEEFLLVAKRIETPLIEEGLKGPSSAEILTATRHISLSRINQASVNFNFGMLQGDDLHQDLRRIIISLSKASAFVVGSGPCAEKLITLFQQRLINRKRHQISSIETLLEMGFSLDKINQALQITKNVFPAAIDWLIQHDSTAKLFNCDRSASPGASLFATASTIPNNSNTNNRRKASDADNDSGSLSTPSSTRESIDEIEEKDPFTRKQENVAKLLEIVRVYSEKSVEADPDLLLSISEMGFDESSVREALVATHNSKSAACEWLLGNRTKSMQGLKDEQAVESPILRVLMASPQVQISLGNPRMLIALISMLDNYSTMTMWFTDNDTSSVLGHILRTYHEEKHILAINQFNNAQQHQQQQRPSESIHR, encoded by the exons ATGATACCGTGGATGCGGGAAAAGTTCGCCGAACGTCGCGCTCGCTGGCAACAAGCCCGCAAACAACCTCGCACAAACAACGGCGATGGAAATTCTAGCTGTAGCTCAGCATCTTCTGTCGCGGATGTTGCTTCGACCGAACCTTCATCTTCGGGAACCGCTTCTCCGACTGCATCGCCCGTACACACCACACGCCAGCAACGCGGCCACCGTCAGGGACAACGAGGTTCACGGACACACCAGCTAACATCCTTGGTATCGCAGCAGCCGTCGAATTCTGGCGGCAGTGCGTTGTCTCCTTGGCGATCAAG AAAGTCACGCAATGGAACGGACGAAGAGCAGAACGTGCAACcgggaacggaacagaagcTATCGCTGAAAATTATAAGTCCCCGTGGTGGCATGGTGGATATAGATGTTAGTCGTACATTGAACGGCCGCCAGCTAAAGATGCATTCGTTGGAAAAGTTCGCTAGCAACGCCTTCACGATGCCCCACTTTTCGTCGAATCTGGACGAGCTGGCAGATCGCTACCGATTGATAAGAGCGCAGAATAAACTAGTTTttcgtgatgatgatattTTGTTAGGCGCTGATGTACGCGATTATG AGGAGTTTCTACTCGTGGCCAAACGCATAGAAACGCCACTGATCGAGGAAGGCTTAAAGGGGCCTAGTTCTGCGGAAATACTGACAGCCACGCGACACATTTCTTTATCACGCATTAATCAAGCGTCggttaatttcaattttggtATGCTGCAGGGAGATGAT CTTCATCAGGACCTAAGGCGTATCATCATTTCCCTATCTAAAGCGTCAGCATTTGTGGTCGGGTCGGGACCATGTGCCGAGAAGCTTATCACGTTGTTTCAACAACGGCTAATAAACCGAAAACGACACCAGATAAGTTCTATCGAAACGCTGCTTGAGATGGGATTTTCATTGGATAAAATTAATCAGGCCTTACAAATTACCAA AAATGTCTTTCCGGCAGCCATCGACTGGCTCATTCAGCATGATAGTACAGCGAAGTTATTCAACTGTGATAGAAGCGCTTCACCCGGAGCTTCTCTTTTTGCGACAGCCAGTACTATTCCAAACAATTCAAACACCAACAATCGCAGGAAAGCGTCCGACGCAGATAATGATAGTGGCTCGTTGTCAACGCCTTCCTCGACTCGTGAATCAATCGACGAAATCGAAGAGAAGGACCCTTTTACG AGAAAGCAAGAGAATGTCGCAAAACTTTTAGAAATTGTGAGAGTTTACTCGGAAAAGAGCGTCGAAGCTGATCCCGATCTTCTACTTTCCATCTCGGAGATGGGATTTGATGAAAGCAGTGTGCGGGAAGCTTTAGTGGCAACTCACAACAGCAAAAGTGCAGCA TGTGAATGGTTGCTAGGAAATCGGACAAAGAGTATGCAAGGCCTAAAAGATGAGCAAGCTGTAGAATCTCCCATCCTGCGTGTCCTGATGGCTTCGCCGCAAGTACAAATTAGCTTAGGAAATCCAAGAATGCTTATAG CACTGATCTCAATGTTAGATAATTATTCGACAATGACCATGTGGTTTACCGATAATGATACCTCTTCGGTCCTGGGACACATACTGCGCACTTATCACGAAGAGAAACACATCCttgcaatcaatcaatttaacaacgcacagcagcatcagcaacaacagcgaccaAGCGAGTCTATTCACCGATGA
- the LOC125949307 gene encoding ubiquitin-associated domain-containing protein 1 isoform X2 has product MDKLFRRWFGFPSTASVDSRKSRNGTDEEQNVQPGTEQKLSLKIISPRGGMVDIDVSRTLNGRQLKMHSLEKFASNAFTMPHFSSNLDELADRYRLIRAQNKLVFRDDDILLGADVRDYEEFLLVAKRIETPLIEEGLKGPSSAEILTATRHISLSRINQASVNFNFGMLQGDDLHQDLRRIIISLSKASAFVVGSGPCAEKLITLFQQRLINRKRHQISSIETLLEMGFSLDKINQALQITKNVFPAAIDWLIQHDSTAKLFNCDRSASPGASLFATASTIPNNSNTNNRRKASDADNDSGSLSTPSSTRESIDEIEEKDPFTRKQENVAKLLEIVRVYSEKSVEADPDLLLSISEMGFDESSVREALVATHNSKSAACEWLLGNRTKSMQGLKDEQAVESPILRVLMASPQVQISLGNPRMLIALISMLDNYSTMTMWFTDNDTSSVLGHILRTYHEEKHILAINQFNNAQQHQQQQRPSESIHR; this is encoded by the exons ATGGACAAACTGTTTCGACGCTGGTTTGGTTTCCCCTCGACGGCAAGTGTGGACTCCAG AAAGTCACGCAATGGAACGGACGAAGAGCAGAACGTGCAACcgggaacggaacagaagcTATCGCTGAAAATTATAAGTCCCCGTGGTGGCATGGTGGATATAGATGTTAGTCGTACATTGAACGGCCGCCAGCTAAAGATGCATTCGTTGGAAAAGTTCGCTAGCAACGCCTTCACGATGCCCCACTTTTCGTCGAATCTGGACGAGCTGGCAGATCGCTACCGATTGATAAGAGCGCAGAATAAACTAGTTTttcgtgatgatgatattTTGTTAGGCGCTGATGTACGCGATTATG AGGAGTTTCTACTCGTGGCCAAACGCATAGAAACGCCACTGATCGAGGAAGGCTTAAAGGGGCCTAGTTCTGCGGAAATACTGACAGCCACGCGACACATTTCTTTATCACGCATTAATCAAGCGTCggttaatttcaattttggtATGCTGCAGGGAGATGAT CTTCATCAGGACCTAAGGCGTATCATCATTTCCCTATCTAAAGCGTCAGCATTTGTGGTCGGGTCGGGACCATGTGCCGAGAAGCTTATCACGTTGTTTCAACAACGGCTAATAAACCGAAAACGACACCAGATAAGTTCTATCGAAACGCTGCTTGAGATGGGATTTTCATTGGATAAAATTAATCAGGCCTTACAAATTACCAA AAATGTCTTTCCGGCAGCCATCGACTGGCTCATTCAGCATGATAGTACAGCGAAGTTATTCAACTGTGATAGAAGCGCTTCACCCGGAGCTTCTCTTTTTGCGACAGCCAGTACTATTCCAAACAATTCAAACACCAACAATCGCAGGAAAGCGTCCGACGCAGATAATGATAGTGGCTCGTTGTCAACGCCTTCCTCGACTCGTGAATCAATCGACGAAATCGAAGAGAAGGACCCTTTTACG AGAAAGCAAGAGAATGTCGCAAAACTTTTAGAAATTGTGAGAGTTTACTCGGAAAAGAGCGTCGAAGCTGATCCCGATCTTCTACTTTCCATCTCGGAGATGGGATTTGATGAAAGCAGTGTGCGGGAAGCTTTAGTGGCAACTCACAACAGCAAAAGTGCAGCA TGTGAATGGTTGCTAGGAAATCGGACAAAGAGTATGCAAGGCCTAAAAGATGAGCAAGCTGTAGAATCTCCCATCCTGCGTGTCCTGATGGCTTCGCCGCAAGTACAAATTAGCTTAGGAAATCCAAGAATGCTTATAG CACTGATCTCAATGTTAGATAATTATTCGACAATGACCATGTGGTTTACCGATAATGATACCTCTTCGGTCCTGGGACACATACTGCGCACTTATCACGAAGAGAAACACATCCttgcaatcaatcaatttaacaacgcacagcagcatcagcaacaacagcgaccaAGCGAGTCTATTCACCGATGA